The following are from one region of the Sciurus carolinensis chromosome 5, mSciCar1.2, whole genome shotgun sequence genome:
- the Smc3 gene encoding structural maintenance of chromosomes protein 3 — translation MYIKQVIIQGFRSYRDQTIVDPFSSKHNVIVGRNGSGKSNFFYAIQFVLSDEFSHLRPEQRLALLHEGTGPRVISAFVEIIFDNSDNRLPIDKEEVSLRRVIGAKKDQYFLDKKMVTKNDVMNLLESAGFSRSNPYYIVKQGKINQMATAPDSQRLKLLREVAGTRVYDERKEESISLMKETEGKREKINELLKYIEERLHTLEEEKEELAQYQKWDKMRRALEYTIYNQELNETRAKLDELSAKRETSGEKSRQLRDAQQDARDKMEDIERQVRELKTKISAMKEEKEQLSAERQEQIKQRTKLELKAKDLQDELAGNSEQRKRLLKERQKLLEKIEEKQKELAETEPKFNSVKEKEERGIARLAQATQERTDLYAKQGRGSQFTSKEERDKWIKKELKSLDQAINDKKRQIAAIHKDLEDTEANKEKNLEQYNKLDQDLNEVKARVEELDRKYYEVKNKKDELQSERNYLWREENAEQQALAAKREDLEKKQQLLRAATGKAILNGIDSINKVLDHFRRKGINQHVQNGYHGIVMNNFECEPAFYTCVEVTAGNRLFYHIVDSDEVSTKILMEFNKMNLPGEVTFLPLNKLDVRDTAYPETNDAIPMISKLRYNPRFDKAFKHVFGKTLICRSMEVSTQLARAFTMDCITLEGDQVSHRGALTGGYYDTRKSRLELQKDVRKAEEELGELEAKLNENLRRNIERINNEIDQLMNQMQQIETQQRKFKASRDSILSEMKMLKEKRQQSEKTFMPKQRSLQSLEASLHAMESTRESLKAELGTDLLSQLSLEDQKRVDALNDEIRQLQQENRQLLNERIKLEGIITRVETYLNENLRKRLDQVEQELNELRETEGGTVLTATTSELEAINKRVKDTMARSEDLDNSIDKTEAGIKELQKSMERWKNMEKEHMDAINHDTKELEKMTNRQGMLLKKKEECMKKIRELGSLPQEAFEKYQTLSLKQLFRKLEQCNTELKKYSHVNKKALDQFVNFSEQKEKLIKRQEELDRGYKSIMELMNVLELRKYEAIQLTFKQVSKNFSEVFQKLVPGGKATLVMKKGDVEGSQSQDEGEGSGESERGSGSQSSVPSVDQFTGVGIRVSFTGKQGEMREMQQLSGGQKSLVALALIFAIQKCDPAPFYLFDEIDQALDAQHRKAVSDMIMELAVHAQFITTTFRPELLESADKFYGVKFRNKVSHIDVITAEMAKDFVEDDTTHG, via the exons attgatAAAGAGGAAGTTTCACTTCGAAGAGTCATTGGTGCCAAAAAAGATCAGTATTTCTTAGATAAGAAAATGGTCAC GAAAAATGATGTGATGAACCTCCTTGAAAGTGCTGGTTTCTCTCGAAGCAATCCTTATTACATTGTTAAACAAGGAAAG atCAATCAAATGGCAACAGCACCAGATTCTCAGAGACTAAAACTATTAAGAGAAGTAGCTGGTACTAGAGTATATGATGAACGAAAAGAAGAAAGCATCTCCCTAATGAAAGAAACtg agggcaAACGGGAAAAAATCAATGAGTTGTTAAAATACATTGAAGAAAGATTACAtactttagaggaagaaaaggaagaactagCTCAGTATCAGAAATGGGATAAAATGAGACGAGCACTGGAATATACCATTTACAATCAGGAACTTAATGAGACTCGGGCTAAACTTGACGAG ctttctGCTAAGCGAGAAACTAGTGGAGAAAAATCAAGACAATTGCGGGATGCCCAGCAGGATGCAAGAGATAAAATGGAG GATATTGAGCGCCAAGTTAGAgagttgaaaacaaaaatttcagctatgaaagaagaaaaagaacagctCAGTGCTGAAAGACAAGAACAAATCAAGCAGAGGACTAAACTGGAGCTTAAAGCTAAGGATTTACAAGATGAATTAGCTGGCAATAGTGAACAAAGG AAACGTTTATTAAAGGAGAGACAGAAATTGcttgaaaaaatagaagaaaagcagaaagaactgGCAGAAACAGAACCTAAATTTAACAgcgtaaaagaaaaagaagagcgaGGAATTGCGAG ATTGGCTCAAGCTACCCAGGAAAGAACGGATCTTTATGCAAAGCAGGGTCGAGGGAGCCAGTTTAcatcaaaagaagaaagggataaatggattaaaaaggaacTTAAGTCTTTAGATCAGGCTATTAATGATAAGAAAAGACAGATTGCGGCTATACATAAGGATTTGGAGGACACTGAggcaaacaaagagaaaaatctggagCAGTATAAC aAACTGGATCAGGATCTCAATGAAGTCAAAGCTCGAGTGGAAGAACTGGACAGAAAATACtatgaagtaaaaaataagaaagatgaatTACAAAGTGAAAGAAA ttACTTGTGGAGAGAGGAGAATGCAGAACAGCAAGCACTTGCTGCTAAAAGAGAAGATCTTGAAAAAAAGCAGCAACTTCTTAGAGCGGCAACAGGAAAG GCCATTTTAAATGGAATAGACAGTATAAACAAAGTGCTGGACCATTTTCGTCGAAAAGGAATAAACCAGCATGTACAAAACGGCTATCATGGCATTGTGATGAATAACTTTGAATGTGAGCCAGCCTTCTACACATGTGTGGAAGTCACTGCTGGAAACAG GTTATTTTATCACATTGTTGATTCAGATGAAGTCAGCACGAAGATTTTAATGGAgtttaataaaatgaatcttCCCGGAGAGGTCACTTTTCTGCCTCTTAACAAGTTAGATGTCAGGGACACCGCCTACCCTGAAACCAAT gATGCTATTCCTATGATCAGTAAACTGAGGTACAATCCCAGATTTGACAAAGCTTTCAAACACGTGTTTGGAAAGACGCTTATTTGTCGTAGCATGGAAGTTTCAACCCAACTGGCCCGTGCCTTCACTATGGACTGCATTACTTTGGAAG GTGACCAAGTCAGTCATCGGGGTGCTCTAACTGGAGGTTATTATGACACAAGGAAATCTCGACTTGAATTACAGAAAGATGTTAGAAAAGCAGAAGAAGAACTGGGTGAGCTTGAAGCAAAGCTCAATGAAAACCTGcgcagaaatattgaaa GGATTAATAATGAAATTGATCAGTTGATGAACCAAATGCAGCAGATAGAAACCCAACAAAGGAAATTTAAAGCATCCAGAGACAGCATATTATCAGAAATGAAGATGCTGAAAGAGAAGCGGCAGCAGTCAGAGAAAACCTTTATGCCTAAG CAACGTAGCTTACAAAGTTTGGAAGCAAGTTTGCATGCTATGGAGTCCACCAGAGAATCACTGAAAGCAGAACTGGGAACTGATTTGCTTTCTCAACTTAGTCTGGAAGATCAGAAAAGGGTAGATGCATTGAATGATGAAATTCGTCAACTTCAGCAG gAAAACAGACAGTtactaaatgaaagaattaaattagaagGTATTATTACTCGAGTAGAGACTTATCTCAATGAGAATCTGAGGAAACGCTTGGACCAAGTAGAACAG GAACTTAATGAACTGAGAGAGACAGAAGGGGGTACTGTTCTCACTGCTACAACATCAGAACTTGAAGCCATTAATAAAAGAGTCAAAGATACTATGGCACGATCAGAAG ATTTGGACAATTCCATTGATAAAACAGAAGCTGGAATTAAGGAACTTCAGAAGAGTATGGAGCGTTGgaagaatatggaaaaagaaCACATGGATGCTATAAACCATGATACTAAAGAACTGGAAAAGATGACAAATCGACAAGGCatgctattaaaaaagaaagaagaatgtatGAAGAAAATTCGAGAACTTGGATCACTTCCCCAGGAAGCATTTGAAAAGTACCAGACACTGAGCCTCAAACAA ttaTTTCGAAAACTCGAGCAGTGCAACACTGAGTTAAAGAAGTACAGCCATGTTAACAAAAAAGCTTTAGATCAGTTTGTAAATTTCTCTgagcagaaagaaaagttaataaaGCGTCAAGAAGAGTTGGATAGGGGGTACAAATCGATCATGGAATTGATGAATGTACTTGAACTTCGAAAATATGAAGCTATTCAGTTAACTTTCAAACAG gtatccAAGAACTTCAGTGAAGTATTCCAGAAGTTAGTACCTGGTGGCAAAGCTACTTTGGTGATGAAGAAAGGAGATGTGGAAGGCAGTCAGTCTCAGGATGAAGGAGAAGGGAGTGGTGAAAGTGAGAGGGGTTCTGGATCACAAAGCAGTGTCCCATCAGTTGACCAGTTCACAGGAGTTGGAATTAGG gtgtcatttacaggaaaacaaGGTGAAATGAGGGAAATGCAACAGCTTTCAGGTGGACAGAAATCCCTGGTAGCTCTTGCTCTGATTTTTGCCATTCAGAAATGTGACCCAGCTCCTTTTTACTTGTTTGATGAGATTGACCAAGCTCTGGATGCTCAGCACCGAAAGGCTGTGTCAG atatGATTATGGAACTTGCTGTACATGCTCAGTTTATTACAACTACTTTTAGGCCTGAACTGCTTGAGTCTGCTGATAAATTCTATGGTGTAAAGTTCAGaaataag GTTAGTCACATTGATGTGATCACAGCAGAGATGGCCAAGGACTTTGTAGAAGACGATACTACACATGGTTAA